CGCCAGCTCGATGCGGAAGTTGTTGGAGGCGATGAAGTTCGGGTCCACGCCGCTGAGGATAGCGTTCTTCAGCTCCCTCTCGCCATCAGCCAGTTTGGCCTTGGCGGTGAGGATAGTGCGCAGGCCGCCCACGGAGGGCAGGCCGTTCACCCTGGTCACGAAGGCCAGGTCCGGGTTGCCGTTGATCGCCGCGCTCACATCGGCGATGGGATTGATCTCGCCCTGGGAGATGGCGATGACGTCGTACCCGCCCGCGATGCGCTCCGTATCGTCGAAGAGCTTCTCGAAGCTGAAAGTGAGGGTGGACATGACCACAATGGAGAAGACGACGACGGCGAACATCGCCACGGAGAGGCCCGTCCTGAAGGCGGAGCGCAAGGGATAGGAGACGGCGCTCTTCACGATAGGGGCCAGGCGGCGGAACTGGCCCAGGCTCTTCATCACAGCGCCAAGGATGAAATCGGCGTTGTTCATCAGGGCCATCACCGCGCCCGTGACCACCATGCCGCCGGAGATGAAGAAGATGGAGATATCCACGTTCCAATCGTCCCTGCCGAAGCGCACGGCCTTGGTGGGCAGGAGCCAGTAGACCATGAGCACGATGCCGACGGCGCTCCACACGGCCCGGGAGGAGACGCCGCGGTAGCGGAGGATGTTGGCGATACCGAAGGGCAGGATGGAGAGGCCGACGCGGAAGCCCGCGATATTCCGCGCATTCCAGCCGTTGAGGGCGATGAAGAGTCCCAGCAGGATAAAGATGATGCCCCAGATAAGCGTCCGGCGTCCTTCCTTCACGAGCTTCGGCTCCGGCACATCGCGGATGGCGCGGACGATGTTCAGCTTGCTGATGCGCCAGGAGGCGATGGCGACGGTGATGAAGGTGACGATGATGCCGATGAAGAAGGCCACCATGACGCTGCCGGGCGTCGCGTGGAAGATGAGCTTGAAGTCCTCCGTCTCGCTTGATTCGGCGAAGGCATTGGCCACCGCCGCCACCAGCCCCCAGCCCACCAGCATGCCCACGATGGCCCCCACGATGGCCGCGCCGAAGCTGTAGACGGCCCCCTCCATCACGAACATCCGGATGAGGTGGCCGCGCTTCATGCCGATGGCGCGCGCCATGCCCATCTCGCTCTTCCGCTCCGCCGCAAGCATGGAAAAGATGAGGAAGATGAGCAGGATGCCGACGCCGATGGAGAAGAGGCCGAAGGTGGTGAAGAAGCTGACAAAGATGGTGGCGATGAGGTTCGCCAGGTCAATCAGATCGGCCTTGAGGCCGAAGACCTCCAGGCCCGTATCGCCCAGGGGGGCGCGGTGCTCCTCCGCCTCCCGCGCCTGGGAGCCTGCGGTGGCGAGGGCATCCTTGATGCGTTGCTGCACCGCCGCTGTCCTCTCCACGCCGGAGTCCACGTCGCCCTTGTTCGAAATGAGGATGTAGGAGATCTCGCCTGGGTGGCTGAGGAACTTCTGCGCCTCGGCCAGGGAGAGCATCAGAACGGCCTTCGTCTCATCCCGCTTGAAGTAGTAGCCGTCCACGATCCCTTTCACCGTCAGCCGGCCGATGGCCCCCGGCCCGCTGGGGACGCCCAGCGCCGTGCC
The nucleotide sequence above comes from Chloroflexota bacterium. Encoded proteins:
- a CDS encoding ABC transporter permease encodes the protein MERRSGGLAPLWGDAFTERRGYTAMKELFGTPMSSIAMGLGVLFVIIAAVVAYIAVRSPIVARMGVRNVPRRKTQTALIVVGLMLATAIMASAFTTGDSISYSIEGSVKDSLRTLDQVVRVDRDAPKWEGKPTPERFAAADVEAIVKALDSDPDVDGVLPVLTENVAAINVAGRHFEVNVMITGLDPARAATFEQLRLRDGRPVDLASLAPGEVYLDSKGAERLKAQAGTALGVPSGPGAIGRLTVKGIVDGYYFKRDETKAVLMLSLAEAQKFLSHPGEISYILISNKGDVDSGVERTAAVQQRIKDALATAGSQAREAEEHRAPLGDTGLEVFGLKADLIDLANLIATIFVSFFTTFGLFSIGVGILLIFLIFSMLAAERKSEMGMARAIGMKRGHLIRMFVMEGAVYSFGAAIVGAIVGMLVGWGLVAAVANAFAESSETEDFKLIFHATPGSVMVAFFIGIIVTFITVAIASWRISKLNIVRAIRDVPEPKLVKEGRRTLIWGIIFILLGLFIALNGWNARNIAGFRVGLSILPFGIANILRYRGVSSRAVWSAVGIVLMVYWLLPTKAVRFGRDDWNVDISIFFISGGMVVTGAVMALMNNADFILGAVMKSLGQFRRLAPIVKSAVSYPLRSAFRTGLSVAMFAVVVFSIVVMSTLTFSFEKLFDDTERIAGGYDVIAISQGEINPIADVSAAINGNPDLAFVTRVNGLPSVGGLRTILTAKAKLADGERELKNAILSGVDPNFIASNNFRIELATEDFKKGEGFDAPAVWETLQKRPGTALVNSLLVPTRANFGRQFLGDGFRLDPEGLYIENEVMDPVKVTVQDAKSGKSVELTVVGVVDDLASQFFMPFGIYASSETLQKAFERDIPLTSLFIHVSPGTPDAASRVEAAFFQNAMDTIDIAERIDESRAQNIAFNNLLTGFMALGLVVGVAALGVISARAVVERRKQIGVMRAIGFSRRMVQTTFLLESSFIALLGIAVGLILGLITSINVMTDVKENEPNVQLVIPWMRLVVIVVGSYLFSWLTTYLPARQAARVDPADALRFE